The Drosophila mauritiana strain mau12 chromosome 2R, ASM438214v1, whole genome shotgun sequence genome has a segment encoding these proteins:
- the LOC117135600 gene encoding protein patched — translation MDRDSLPRVPDTHGDVVDEKLFSDLYIRTSWVDAQVALDQIDKGKARGSRTAIYLRSVFQSHLETLGSSVQKHAGKVLFVAILVLSTFCVGLKSAQIHSKVHQLWIQEGGRLEAELAYTQKTIGEDESATHQLLIQTTHDPNASVLHPQALLAHLEVLVKATAVKVHLYDTEWGLRDMCNMPSTPSFEGIYYIEQILRHLIPCSIITPLDCFWEGSQLLGPESAVVIPGLNQRLLWTTLNPASVMQYMKQKMSEEKISFDFETVEQYMKRAAIGSGYMEKPCLNPLNPNCPDTAPNKNSTQPPDVGAILSGGCYGYAAKHMHWPEELIVGGAKRNRSGHLRKAQALQSVVQLMTEKEMYDQWQDNYKVHHLGWTQEKAAEVLNAWQRNFSREVEQLLRKQSRIATNYDIYVFSSAALDDILAKFSHPSALSIVIGVAVTVLYAFCTLLRWRDPVRGQSSVGVAGVLLMCFSTAAGLGLSALLGIVFNAASTQVVPFLALGLGVDHIFMLTAAYAESNRREQTKLILKKVGPSILFSACSTAGSFFAAAFIPVPALKVFCLQAAIVMCSNLAAALLVFPAMISLDLRRRTAGRADIFCCCFPVWKEQPKVAPPVLPLNNNNGRGARHPKSCNNNRVPLPAQNPLLEQRADSPGSSHSLASFSLANFAFQHYTPFLMRSWVKFLTVMGFLAALISSLYASTRLQDGLDIIDLVPKDSNEHKFLDAQTRLFGFYSMYAVTQGNFEYPTQQQLLRDYHDSFVRVPHVIKNDNGGLPDFWLLLFSEWLGNLQKIFDEEYRDGRLTKECWFPNASSDAILAYKLIVQTGHVDNPVDKELVLTNRLVNSDGIINQRAFYNYLSAWATNDVFAYGASQGKLYPEPRQYFHQPNEYDLKIPKSLPLVYAQMPFYLHGLTDTSQIKTLIGHIRDLSVKYEGFGLPNYPSGIPFIFWEQYMTLRSSLAMILACVLLAALVLVSLLLLSVWAAVLVILSVLASLAQIFGAMTLLGIKLSAIPAVILILSVGMMLCFNVLISLGFMTSVGNRQRRVQLSMQMSLGPLVHGMLTSGVAVFMLSTSPFEFVIRHFCWLLLVVLCVGACNSLLVFPILLSMVGPEAELVPLEHPDRISTPSPLPVRSSKRSGKSYVVQGSRSSRGSCQKSHHHHHKDLNDPSLTTITEEPQSWKSSNSSIQMPNDWTYQPREPRPASYAAPPPAYHKAAAQQHHQHHQHQGPPTTPPPPFPTAYPPELQSIVVQPEVTVETTHSDSNTTKVTATANIKVELAMPGRAVRSYNFTS, via the exons GGCAAGGCGCGTGGCAGCCGCACGGCGATCTATCTGCGATCAGTATTCCAGTCCCACCTCGAAACCCTCGGCAGCTCCGTGCAAAAGCACGCGGGCAAGGTGCTGTTCGTGGCGATCCTGGTGCTGAGCACCTTCTGCGTCGGCCTGAAGAGCGCCCAGATCCACTCCAAGGTGCACCAGCTGTGGATCCAGGAGGGCGGCCGGCTGGAGGCGGAGCTGGCCTACACACAGAAGACGATCGGCGAGGACGAGTCGGCCACGCATCAGCTGCTCATCCAGACGACCCACGATCCGAACGCCTCCGTCCTGCATCCGCAGGCGCTGCTTGCCCACCTGGAGGTCCTGGTCAAGGCCACCGCCGTCAAGGTGCACCTCTACGACACCGAGTGGGGGCTGCGCGACATGTGCAACATGCCGAGCACGCCCTCCTTCGAGGGCATCTACTACATCGAGCAGATCCTGCGCCATCTCATCCCGTGTTCGATCATCACGCCGCTGGACTGTTTCTGGGAGGGAAGCCAGCTGTTGGGTCCGGAATCGGCGGTCGTTATACC AGGCCTCAACCAACGTCTGCTGTGGACCACCCTGAATCCCGCCTCTGTGATGCAGTACATGAAGCAGAAGATGTCCGAGGAAAAGATCAGCTTCGACTTCGAGACCGTGGAGCAGTACATGAAGCGGGCGGCCATTGGCAGTGGCTACATGGAGAAGCCCTGCCTGAACCCACTGAATCCCAATTGCCCGGACACGGCGCCGAACAAGAACAGCACCCAGCCGCCGGATGTGGGAGCCATCCTGTCCGGAGGCTGCTACGGTTATGCCGCGAAGCACATGCACTGGCCGGAGGAGCTGATTGTGGGCGGAGCGAAGAGGAACCGCAGCGGACACTTGAGGAAGGCCCAGGCCCTGCAGTCGGTGGTGCAGCTAATGACCGAGAAGGAAATGTACGACCAGTGGCAGGACAACTACAAGGTGCACCATCTCGGATGGACGCAGGAGAAGGCCGCGGAGGTTTTGAACGCCTGGCAGCGCAACTTTTCCCGGGAGGTGGAACAGCTGCTCCGGAAACAGTCGAGAATTGCCACCAACTACGATATCTACGTGTTCAGCTCGGCTGCTCTGGATGACATCCTGGCGAAGTTCTCCCATCCCAGCGCCTTGTCCATTGTCATCGGCGTGGCCGTCACCGTTTTGTATGCCTTCTGCACGCTCCTCCGCTGGAGAGACCCCGTCCGTGGCCAGAgcagtgtgggcgtggccggagTTCTGCTCATGTGCTTCAGTACAGCCGCCGGATTGGGATTGTCAGCCCTGCTCGGCATCGTTTTCAATGCCGCCAGCACCCAGGTGGTTCCGTTTTTGGCCCTGGGTCTGGGCGTCGATCACATCTTCATGCTGACCGCTGCCTATGCGGAGAGCAATCGACGGGAGCAGACCAAGCTGATCCTCAAGAAAGTGGGACCGAGCATCCTGTTCAGTGCCTGCAGCACGGCAGGATCCTTCTTTGCGGCCGCCTTCATTCCGGTGCCGGCTCTGAAGGTGTTCTGCCTGCAGGCTGCCATCGTAATGTGCTCCAATTTGGCAGCGGCTCTGTTGGTTTTTCCGGCCATGATATCGTTGGATCTGCGGAGACGTACCGCCGGCAGGGCGGACAtcttctgctgctgtttcCCGGTGTGGAAGGAACAACCGAAGGTGGCGCCTCCGGTGCTGCCCctgaacaacaacaacggacGCGGGGCCCGGCATCCGAAgagctgcaacaacaacagggtACCGCTGCCCGCCCAGAATCCCCTGCTGGAACAGAGGGCAGACAGCCCTGGAAGCAGTCACTCACTGGCGTCCTTCTCCCTGGCCAACTTCGCCTTCCAGCACTACACTCCCTTTCTCATGCGCAGCTGGGTGAAGTTCCTGACCGTTATGGGTTTCCTGGCGGCCCTCATATCCAGCCTGTATGCGTCCACGCGCCTCCAGGATGGCCTGGACATTATTGATCTGGTGCCCAAGGACAGCAACGAGCACAAGTTCCTGGATGCTCAAACTCGGCTCTTTGGCTTCTACAGCATGTATGCGGTTACCCAGGGCAACTTTGAATATCCCACCCAGCAGCAGTTGCTCAGGGACTACCATGATTCCTTTGTGCGGGTGCCACATGTGATCAAGAACGACaacggtggactgccggactTCTGGCTGCTGCTCTTCAGCGAGTGGCTGGGTAATCTGCAAAAGATATTCGACGAGGAGTACCGCGACGGACGGCTGACCAAGGAGTGCTGGTTCCCCAACGCCAGCAGCGATGCCATCCTGGCCTACAAGCTCATCGTGCAAACCGGCCATGTGGACAACCCCGTGGACAAGGAACTGGTGCTCACCAACCGCCTGGTCAACAGCGATGGCATCATCAACCAACGCGCCTTCTACAACTATTTGTCGGCATGGGCCACCAACGACGTCTTCGCCTACGGAGCTTCTCAG GGCAAACTGTATCCGGAACCGCGCCAGTATTTTCACCAACCCAACGAGTACGATCTTAAGATACCCAAGAGTCTGCCATTGGTCTACGCTCAGATGCCCTTTTACCTCCATGGACTAACAGATACCTCGCAGATCAAGACCCTGATAGGTCATATTCGCGACCTGAGCGTCAAGTACGAGGGCTTCGGCCTGCCCAACTATCCATCGG GCATTCCCTTCATCTTTTGGGAGCAGTACATGACCCTGCGCTCCTCACTGGCCATGATCCTGGCCTGCGTGCTACTCGCCGCCCTGGTACTGGTCTCCCTGCTCCTGCTCTCCGTTTGGGCCGCCGTTCTGGTGATCCTCAGCGTTCTGGCCTCGCTGGCCCAGATCTTCGGGGCCATGACTCTGCTGGGCATCAAACTCTCGGCCATTCCGGCAGTCATACTCATCCTCAGCGTGGGCATGATGCTGTGCTTCAATGTGCTGATATCACTG GGCTTTATGACATCCGTTGGCAACCGACAGCGCCGCGTCCAACTGAGCATGCAGATGTCCCTGGGACCACTGGTCCATGGCATGCTGACCTCCGGAGTGGCCGTGTTCATGCTCTCCACGTCGCCCTTTGAGTTTGTCATCCGGCACTTCTGCTGGCTTCTGCTGGTGGTCTTGTGCGTGGGCGCCTGCAACAGCCTGTTGGTGTTCCCCATCCTACTGAGCATGGTGGGACCCGAGGCGGAGCTGGTGCCGCTGGAGCATCCAGACCGCATATCCACGCCCTCTCCGCTGCCCGTGCGCAGCAGCAAGAGATCGGGCAAATCCTATGTGGTGCAGGGATCGCGATCCTCGCGAGGCAGCTGCCAGAAGTcgcatcaccaccaccacaagGACCTAAATGATCCATCGCTGACGACGATCACCGAGGAGCCGCAGTCCTGGAAGTCCAGCAACTCGTCCATCCAGATGCCCAACGATTGGACCTACCAGCCGCGGGAACCGAGGCCCGCCTCCTACGCGGCCCCGCCCCCCGCCTACCACAAGGCCGCCgcccagcagcaccaccagcaccaccagcaccaggGCCCGCCCACAACGCCTCCGCCGCCCTTCCCGACGGCCTATCCGCCGGAGCTGCAGAGCATCGTGGTGCAGCCGGAGGTGACGGTGGAGACGACGCACTCGGACAGCAACACCACCAAGGTGACGGCCACGGCCAACATCAAGGTGGAGCTGGCCATGCCCGGCAGGGCGGTGCGCAGCTATAACTTTACGAGTTAG
- the LOC117135698 gene encoding long-chain-fatty-acid--CoA ligase 3 isoform X2, which yields MFIEDDAQMDSFWVQSAIGAIKAIAFVYDIITLPVYLVLQKPWKRRQDSRRVKAKPINQKMLVDESKYAPDDIEAKIVRNDDNELTYRTTDPPRDVHVKMLQENIDTLEKVFNYVAKTYTSKRCLGTRQILSEEDEVQQNGRVFKKYNLGDYKWKTFTEAERTAANFGRGLRELGQKPRENIVIFAETRAEWMIAAHGCFKQAMPIVTVYATLGDDGVAHCITETEVTTVITSHDLLPKFKTLLDKCPLVKTIIYIEDQLQKTETTGFKEGVKILPFNQVVKTGQDSKFEHVPPKGDDIAIIMYTSGSTGTPKGVLLSHKNCIATMKGFVDMVPIYPDDVLIGFLPLAHVFELVAESVCLMTGVPIGYSTPLTLIDTSSKIKRGCKGDATVLKPTCMTSVPLILDRISKGINDKVNSGSAFKKSLFKFLYQYKVKWVQRGYKTPLIDKLVFKKVAKLMGGKVRIIMSGGAPLSADTHEQIKTCLCLELIQGYGLTETTSGATVMDYRDMTYGRTGGPLTVCDIRLVNWEEGNYRVTNKPYPQGEVLIGGECVSQGYYKLPGKTNEDFFEEDGQRWFKTGDIGEIQADGVLKIIDRKKDLVKLQAGEYVSLGKVESELKTCGIIENICVYGDPTKQYTVALVVPNQNHLEELAQKHGLGEKTFEELCSSPIIEKAILKEIAEHARKCKLQKYEVPAAITLCKEVWSPDMGLVTAAFKLKRKDIQDRYQHDINRMYAS from the exons ATGTTCATCGAAGACGATGCGCA AATGGACAGCTTCTGGGTGCAGAGCGCTATTGGCGCGATCAAGGCGATCGCCTTCGTGTACGACATTATCACCCTTCCGGTCTACTTGGTGCTCCAGAAGCCCTGGAAACGCCGTCAGGACTCGCGTCGCGTGAAG GCCAAGCCCATTAACCAGAAAATGTTGGTCGATGAGTCCAAGTACGCGCCGGATGACATTGAG GCAAAGATCGTGCGGAACGATGACAATGAGCTGACCTACCGGACCACGGATCCACCACGGGATGTCCACGTGAAGATGCTGCAAGAGAATATCGACACGCTGGAAAAGGTATTCAACTATGTGGCCAAAACGTACACGTCGAAGCGTTGTCTGGGCACCCGGCAGATCCTTAGCGAGGAGGATGAAGTGCAGCAGAACGGTCGAGTCTTCAAGAAGTACAACCTCGGTGACTACAAGTGGAAGACGTTCACCGAGGCGGAGCGCACGGCGGCTAATTTCGGGCGCGGTCTGCGAGAACTCGGCCAGAAACCACGCGAGAACATTGTCATCTTCGCCGAAACGCGAGCCGAGTGGATGATAGCTGCCCACGGATGCTTCAAGCAGGCTATGCCCATTGTCACCGTCTATGCTACGCTGGGCGATGATGGAGTTGCTCATT GCATCACCGAAACGGAAGTCACCACGGTTATCACCTCCCATGATCTGCTGCCCAAGTTTAAGACGCTGCTGGACAAGTGCCCGTTGGTGAAGACCATTATCTATATTGAGGATCAGCTGCAAAAGACGGAAACCACTGGCTTCAAGGAGGGCGTCAAGATCTTGCCGTTTAACCAAGTTGTCAAGACAGGACAAGACAGTAAATTTG AGCACGTTCCACCCAAGGGCGATGACATTGCCATTATCATGTACACTTCCGGCTCCACTGGCACACCTAAGGGTGTCCTCCTCTCCCACAAGAACTGCATTGCGACAATGAAGGGCTTTGTTGATATGGTGCCTATCTATCCGGATGATGTACTGATCGGATTCCTGCCCCTGGCTCACGTTTTTGAATTGGTTGCGGAAAGTGTGTGTCTCATGACCGGCGTTCCAATCGGCTACTCGACCCCCCTGACTCTGATCGACACTAGCAGCAAGATCAAACGCGGGTGCAAGGGCGATGCCACCGTCCTGAAGCCCACCTGCATGACTTCGGTGCCGCTGATATTGGATCGCATTTCCAAGGGCATTAACGATAAGGTTAACTCTGGCTCGGCGTTCAAGAAATCACTTTTCAAATTCCTTTACCAGTACAAAGTCAAGTGGGTGCAGAGGGGGTACAAGACGCCGCTGATTGACAA ACTGGTGTTCAAGAAGGTGGCAAAGCTTATGGGTGGCAAAGTGCGCATTATCATGTCCGGCGGAGCCCCTCTGTCAGCAGATACACATGAGCAAATCAAGACCTGTTTGTGCTTGGAGCTGATTCAGGGCTATGGCCTTACGGAAACTACGTCTGGAGCCACTGTCATGGACT ACCGTGATATGACCTATGGACGCACTGGAGGTCCATTAACTGTCTGCGACATCCGTCTAGTCAACTGGGAAGAAGGCAACTACCGCGTCACAAATAAACCTTATCCCCAGGGTGAAGTTCTCATTGGCGGCGAGTGCGTCTCCCAGGGATACTACAAGTTGCCCGGCAAGACCAACGAGGATTTCTTTGAGGAGGATGGGCAGAGATGGTTTAAAACCGGCGACATTGGCGAAATTCAAGCTGATGGCGTACTTAAGATTATTG ATCGTAAGAAGGATCTGGTTAAGCTGCAGGCCGGCGAGTATGTTTCCCTTGGCAAAGTTGAATCTGAGCTGAAGACTTGCGGAATCATCGAGAACATTTGCGTATACGGAGATCCGACAAAGCAGTACACAGTGGCGCTGGTCGTCCCCAACCAAAACCATTTGGAGGAGCTGGCACAGAAACATGGCCTGGGTGAGAAGACCTTTGAGGAGCTGTGCTCATCACCGATCATAGAGAAGGCTATTCTCAAGGAAATTGCTGAGCATGCGCGGAAAT GTAAATTGCAAAAATATGAGGTTCCCGCCGCCATCACACTGTGTAAGGAAGTCTGGTCTCCGGACATGGGGCTGGTAACCGCCGCCTTCAAGCTGAAGCGCAAGGATATCCAGGACAGATATCAGCATGATATTAACCGCATGTACGCCTCATGA
- the LOC117135698 gene encoding long-chain-fatty-acid--CoA ligase 3 isoform X3, with amino-acid sequence MFIEDDAQMDSFWVQSAIGAIKAIAFVYDIITLPVYLVLQKPWKRRQDSRRVKAKIVRNDDNELTYRTTDPPRDVHVKMLQENIDTLEKVFNYVAKTYTSKRCLGTRQILSEEDEVQQNGRVFKKYNLGDYKWKTFTEAERTAANFGRGLRELGQKPRENIVIFAETRAEWMIAAHGCFKQAMPIVTVYATLGDDGVAHCITETEVTTVITSHDLLPKFKTLLDKCPLVKTIIYIEDQLQKTETTGFKEGVKILPFNQVVKTGQDSKFEHVPPKGDDIAIIMYTSGSTGTPKGVLLSHKNCIATMKGFVDMVPIYPDDVLIGFLPLAHVFELVAESVCLMTGVPIGYSTPLTLIDTSSKIKRGCKGDATVLKPTCMTSVPLILDRISKGINDKVNSGSAFKKSLFKFLYQYKVKWVQRGYKTPLIDKLVFKKVAKLMGGKVRIIMSGGAPLSADTHEQIKTCLCLELIQGYGLTETTSGATVMDYRDMTYGRTGGPLTVCDIRLVNWEEGNYRVTNKPYPQGEVLIGGECVSQGYYKLPGKTNEDFFEEDGQRWFKTGDIGEIQADGVLKIIDRKKDLVKLQAGEYVSLGKVESELKTCGIIENICVYGDPTKQYTVALVVPNQNHLEELAQKHGLGEKTFEELCSSPIIEKAILKEIAEHARKCKLQKYEVPAAITLCKEVWSPDMGLVTAAFKLKRKDIQDRYQHDINRMYAS; translated from the exons ATGTTCATCGAAGACGATGCGCA AATGGACAGCTTCTGGGTGCAGAGCGCTATTGGCGCGATCAAGGCGATCGCCTTCGTGTACGACATTATCACCCTTCCGGTCTACTTGGTGCTCCAGAAGCCCTGGAAACGCCGTCAGGACTCGCGTCGCGTGAAG GCAAAGATCGTGCGGAACGATGACAATGAGCTGACCTACCGGACCACGGATCCACCACGGGATGTCCACGTGAAGATGCTGCAAGAGAATATCGACACGCTGGAAAAGGTATTCAACTATGTGGCCAAAACGTACACGTCGAAGCGTTGTCTGGGCACCCGGCAGATCCTTAGCGAGGAGGATGAAGTGCAGCAGAACGGTCGAGTCTTCAAGAAGTACAACCTCGGTGACTACAAGTGGAAGACGTTCACCGAGGCGGAGCGCACGGCGGCTAATTTCGGGCGCGGTCTGCGAGAACTCGGCCAGAAACCACGCGAGAACATTGTCATCTTCGCCGAAACGCGAGCCGAGTGGATGATAGCTGCCCACGGATGCTTCAAGCAGGCTATGCCCATTGTCACCGTCTATGCTACGCTGGGCGATGATGGAGTTGCTCATT GCATCACCGAAACGGAAGTCACCACGGTTATCACCTCCCATGATCTGCTGCCCAAGTTTAAGACGCTGCTGGACAAGTGCCCGTTGGTGAAGACCATTATCTATATTGAGGATCAGCTGCAAAAGACGGAAACCACTGGCTTCAAGGAGGGCGTCAAGATCTTGCCGTTTAACCAAGTTGTCAAGACAGGACAAGACAGTAAATTTG AGCACGTTCCACCCAAGGGCGATGACATTGCCATTATCATGTACACTTCCGGCTCCACTGGCACACCTAAGGGTGTCCTCCTCTCCCACAAGAACTGCATTGCGACAATGAAGGGCTTTGTTGATATGGTGCCTATCTATCCGGATGATGTACTGATCGGATTCCTGCCCCTGGCTCACGTTTTTGAATTGGTTGCGGAAAGTGTGTGTCTCATGACCGGCGTTCCAATCGGCTACTCGACCCCCCTGACTCTGATCGACACTAGCAGCAAGATCAAACGCGGGTGCAAGGGCGATGCCACCGTCCTGAAGCCCACCTGCATGACTTCGGTGCCGCTGATATTGGATCGCATTTCCAAGGGCATTAACGATAAGGTTAACTCTGGCTCGGCGTTCAAGAAATCACTTTTCAAATTCCTTTACCAGTACAAAGTCAAGTGGGTGCAGAGGGGGTACAAGACGCCGCTGATTGACAA ACTGGTGTTCAAGAAGGTGGCAAAGCTTATGGGTGGCAAAGTGCGCATTATCATGTCCGGCGGAGCCCCTCTGTCAGCAGATACACATGAGCAAATCAAGACCTGTTTGTGCTTGGAGCTGATTCAGGGCTATGGCCTTACGGAAACTACGTCTGGAGCCACTGTCATGGACT ACCGTGATATGACCTATGGACGCACTGGAGGTCCATTAACTGTCTGCGACATCCGTCTAGTCAACTGGGAAGAAGGCAACTACCGCGTCACAAATAAACCTTATCCCCAGGGTGAAGTTCTCATTGGCGGCGAGTGCGTCTCCCAGGGATACTACAAGTTGCCCGGCAAGACCAACGAGGATTTCTTTGAGGAGGATGGGCAGAGATGGTTTAAAACCGGCGACATTGGCGAAATTCAAGCTGATGGCGTACTTAAGATTATTG ATCGTAAGAAGGATCTGGTTAAGCTGCAGGCCGGCGAGTATGTTTCCCTTGGCAAAGTTGAATCTGAGCTGAAGACTTGCGGAATCATCGAGAACATTTGCGTATACGGAGATCCGACAAAGCAGTACACAGTGGCGCTGGTCGTCCCCAACCAAAACCATTTGGAGGAGCTGGCACAGAAACATGGCCTGGGTGAGAAGACCTTTGAGGAGCTGTGCTCATCACCGATCATAGAGAAGGCTATTCTCAAGGAAATTGCTGAGCATGCGCGGAAAT GTAAATTGCAAAAATATGAGGTTCCCGCCGCCATCACACTGTGTAAGGAAGTCTGGTCTCCGGACATGGGGCTGGTAACCGCCGCCTTCAAGCTGAAGCGCAAGGATATCCAGGACAGATATCAGCATGATATTAACCGCATGTACGCCTCATGA
- the LOC117135698 gene encoding long-chain-fatty-acid--CoA ligase 3 isoform X1, whose product MDSFWVQSAIGAIKAIAFVYDIITLPVYLVLQKPWKRRQDSRRVKAKPINQKMLVDESKYAPDDIEAKIVRNDDNELTYRTTDPPRDVHVKMLQENIDTLEKVFNYVAKTYTSKRCLGTRQILSEEDEVQQNGRVFKKYNLGDYKWKTFTEAERTAANFGRGLRELGQKPRENIVIFAETRAEWMIAAHGCFKQAMPIVTVYATLGDDGVAHCITETEVTTVITSHDLLPKFKTLLDKCPLVKTIIYIEDQLQKTETTGFKEGVKILPFNQVVKTGQDSKFEHVPPKGDDIAIIMYTSGSTGTPKGVLLSHKNCIATMKGFVDMVPIYPDDVLIGFLPLAHVFELVAESVCLMTGVPIGYSTPLTLIDTSSKIKRGCKGDATVLKPTCMTSVPLILDRISKGINDKVNSGSAFKKSLFKFLYQYKVKWVQRGYKTPLIDKLVFKKVAKLMGGKVRIIMSGGAPLSADTHEQIKTCLCLELIQGYGLTETTSGATVMDYRDMTYGRTGGPLTVCDIRLVNWEEGNYRVTNKPYPQGEVLIGGECVSQGYYKLPGKTNEDFFEEDGQRWFKTGDIGEIQADGVLKIIDRKKDLVKLQAGEYVSLGKVESELKTCGIIENICVYGDPTKQYTVALVVPNQNHLEELAQKHGLGEKTFEELCSSPIIEKAILKEIAEHARKCKLQKYEVPAAITLCKEVWSPDMGLVTAAFKLKRKDIQDRYQHDINRMYAS is encoded by the exons ATGGACAGCTTCTGGGTGCAGAGCGCTATTGGCGCGATCAAGGCGATCGCCTTCGTGTACGACATTATCACCCTTCCGGTCTACTTGGTGCTCCAGAAGCCCTGGAAACGCCGTCAGGACTCGCGTCGCGTGAAG GCCAAGCCCATTAACCAGAAAATGTTGGTCGATGAGTCCAAGTACGCGCCGGATGACATTGAG GCAAAGATCGTGCGGAACGATGACAATGAGCTGACCTACCGGACCACGGATCCACCACGGGATGTCCACGTGAAGATGCTGCAAGAGAATATCGACACGCTGGAAAAGGTATTCAACTATGTGGCCAAAACGTACACGTCGAAGCGTTGTCTGGGCACCCGGCAGATCCTTAGCGAGGAGGATGAAGTGCAGCAGAACGGTCGAGTCTTCAAGAAGTACAACCTCGGTGACTACAAGTGGAAGACGTTCACCGAGGCGGAGCGCACGGCGGCTAATTTCGGGCGCGGTCTGCGAGAACTCGGCCAGAAACCACGCGAGAACATTGTCATCTTCGCCGAAACGCGAGCCGAGTGGATGATAGCTGCCCACGGATGCTTCAAGCAGGCTATGCCCATTGTCACCGTCTATGCTACGCTGGGCGATGATGGAGTTGCTCATT GCATCACCGAAACGGAAGTCACCACGGTTATCACCTCCCATGATCTGCTGCCCAAGTTTAAGACGCTGCTGGACAAGTGCCCGTTGGTGAAGACCATTATCTATATTGAGGATCAGCTGCAAAAGACGGAAACCACTGGCTTCAAGGAGGGCGTCAAGATCTTGCCGTTTAACCAAGTTGTCAAGACAGGACAAGACAGTAAATTTG AGCACGTTCCACCCAAGGGCGATGACATTGCCATTATCATGTACACTTCCGGCTCCACTGGCACACCTAAGGGTGTCCTCCTCTCCCACAAGAACTGCATTGCGACAATGAAGGGCTTTGTTGATATGGTGCCTATCTATCCGGATGATGTACTGATCGGATTCCTGCCCCTGGCTCACGTTTTTGAATTGGTTGCGGAAAGTGTGTGTCTCATGACCGGCGTTCCAATCGGCTACTCGACCCCCCTGACTCTGATCGACACTAGCAGCAAGATCAAACGCGGGTGCAAGGGCGATGCCACCGTCCTGAAGCCCACCTGCATGACTTCGGTGCCGCTGATATTGGATCGCATTTCCAAGGGCATTAACGATAAGGTTAACTCTGGCTCGGCGTTCAAGAAATCACTTTTCAAATTCCTTTACCAGTACAAAGTCAAGTGGGTGCAGAGGGGGTACAAGACGCCGCTGATTGACAA ACTGGTGTTCAAGAAGGTGGCAAAGCTTATGGGTGGCAAAGTGCGCATTATCATGTCCGGCGGAGCCCCTCTGTCAGCAGATACACATGAGCAAATCAAGACCTGTTTGTGCTTGGAGCTGATTCAGGGCTATGGCCTTACGGAAACTACGTCTGGAGCCACTGTCATGGACT ACCGTGATATGACCTATGGACGCACTGGAGGTCCATTAACTGTCTGCGACATCCGTCTAGTCAACTGGGAAGAAGGCAACTACCGCGTCACAAATAAACCTTATCCCCAGGGTGAAGTTCTCATTGGCGGCGAGTGCGTCTCCCAGGGATACTACAAGTTGCCCGGCAAGACCAACGAGGATTTCTTTGAGGAGGATGGGCAGAGATGGTTTAAAACCGGCGACATTGGCGAAATTCAAGCTGATGGCGTACTTAAGATTATTG ATCGTAAGAAGGATCTGGTTAAGCTGCAGGCCGGCGAGTATGTTTCCCTTGGCAAAGTTGAATCTGAGCTGAAGACTTGCGGAATCATCGAGAACATTTGCGTATACGGAGATCCGACAAAGCAGTACACAGTGGCGCTGGTCGTCCCCAACCAAAACCATTTGGAGGAGCTGGCACAGAAACATGGCCTGGGTGAGAAGACCTTTGAGGAGCTGTGCTCATCACCGATCATAGAGAAGGCTATTCTCAAGGAAATTGCTGAGCATGCGCGGAAAT GTAAATTGCAAAAATATGAGGTTCCCGCCGCCATCACACTGTGTAAGGAAGTCTGGTCTCCGGACATGGGGCTGGTAACCGCCGCCTTCAAGCTGAAGCGCAAGGATATCCAGGACAGATATCAGCATGATATTAACCGCATGTACGCCTCATGA
- the LOC117135700 gene encoding cytochrome b-c1 complex subunit 6, mitochondrial, translating into MAFNSPVLLPVLKADDDEQELVDPQAALREKCQAKGHIGSLYNKYQECNDRVNGKSKTTETCMEELFDFVAELDHCVAHSLFSKLK; encoded by the coding sequence ATGGCGTTTAATAGCCCGGTTTTGTTGCCTGTCCTCAAGGCCGATGATGACGAACAGGAGTTAGTTGATCCGCAAGCAGCCCTTAGGGAGAAGTGCCAGGCCAAGGGTCACATTGGGTCCCTGTACAACAAGTATCAAGAGTGCAATGATCGTGTGAATGGCAAGTCCAAAACCACTGAGACGTGCATGGAGGAATTGTTCGACTTCGTTGCTGAGTTGGATCATTGCGTTGCTCACAGTCTCTTCTCCAAACTCAAATAG